Proteins from a genomic interval of Thermoanaerobaculia bacterium:
- a CDS encoding DUF58 domain-containing protein, which translates to MSVESRAASREGPTGHPAQRPLTRLIPRWHLRITNFGLGYILMTLLVAIAATNTANNGLYTILAGLLAGMIVSGVVSRRNLRAVRCAVEQNGEIFAGRPAAITVTLKNTSPAMTAQGIWFLHEALPGPLYVAPLRPGAERRYSLEAVFPRRGVFSGGDSGLMSRFPVGLFRKYRDAAWPRPIVVYPDPVRSARRDDAGDSPMGAASSLRRRGFGPEVRTLREFVSGDDVRDLHWKQSARLQKWIVRERHDARSRRVVFEVENAVADPLDPVEIAAVERAIAVTAGEALALIEAGGEAGLAARGVSVPPGGGAGQRRRILDALASLEIHAAASAPPFPPPRPGESRREAAA; encoded by the coding sequence ATGAGCGTCGAGTCTCGAGCCGCGAGTCGCGAGGGCCCGACGGGCCACCCGGCGCAACGTCCCCTCACCCGCCTGATTCCGCGCTGGCACCTCCGGATCACGAACTTCGGGCTCGGCTACATCCTGATGACCCTCCTCGTCGCGATCGCGGCGACGAACACGGCCAACAACGGGCTGTACACCATTCTCGCCGGGCTGCTCGCGGGCATGATCGTCTCCGGCGTCGTGTCGCGGCGGAATCTGCGGGCGGTGCGCTGCGCCGTGGAGCAGAACGGAGAGATCTTCGCGGGGCGGCCCGCGGCGATCACCGTGACCCTGAAGAACACGTCCCCCGCCATGACGGCGCAGGGGATCTGGTTCCTCCACGAGGCGCTGCCGGGGCCGCTGTACGTCGCTCCTCTCCGTCCGGGCGCGGAGCGTCGCTATTCGCTGGAAGCGGTTTTCCCGAGGCGCGGGGTGTTCTCCGGGGGCGACTCCGGCCTGATGAGCCGGTTCCCGGTGGGACTCTTCCGGAAGTATCGGGACGCCGCGTGGCCGCGTCCGATCGTCGTCTATCCCGATCCGGTCCGGAGCGCGCGCCGTGACGACGCCGGAGATTCGCCGATGGGCGCGGCGTCGTCTCTGCGGCGCCGCGGGTTCGGTCCCGAGGTCCGGACGCTCCGGGAGTTCGTGTCGGGAGACGACGTCCGCGACCTGCACTGGAAACAGTCCGCGCGGCTCCAGAAATGGATCGTCCGGGAGCGGCATGACGCGCGGTCGCGGCGCGTCGTGTTCGAGGTGGAGAACGCGGTCGCCGATCCGCTCGATCCGGTGGAGATCGCGGCCGTCGAGCGCGCGATCGCGGTCACCGCGGGCGAGGCGCTCGCGCTGATCGAGGCCGGAGGAGAGGCGGGCCTCGCGGCGCGCGGCGTGTCGGTCCCCCCGGGGGGCGGGGCGGGCCAGCGGCGACGCATTCTCGACGCCCTCGCGAGTCTCGAGATCCATGCCGCCGCCTCGGCGCCACCCTTTCCGCCGCCGCGGCCCGGGGAGAGCCGCCGCGAGGCCGCCGCATGA
- a CDS encoding MoxR family ATPase codes for MTVGLDRLRETVGSVFRGNSGAIDLVLIAILSRGHVLIEDVPGVGKTTLARAIGKALDLKFTRIQFTSDTLPADVLGVSIFDAAEKRFVFHPGPIFGNVVLADEINRATPKTQSALLQAMNEGCVSTDEGTLELPRPFVVIATQNPVEYLGTYPLPESQLDRFFLRLSLGYPPAREEKDLLQRGGAERTLDSVMPVLHPDDLVALQAKVEGVRVSEKLLDYVYALIEATRRRSDLRLPVSTRGAQAFYRAIQARALVAGRDYALPEDAQTVAGPVLSHRILSISSDGFGTGPREREVIRTILEQTPVPV; via the coding sequence GTGACCGTCGGTCTCGACCGGCTGCGCGAGACCGTCGGATCCGTGTTCCGCGGCAATTCCGGGGCGATCGACCTCGTCCTGATCGCGATCCTCTCGCGGGGCCACGTGCTGATCGAGGACGTCCCGGGCGTCGGGAAGACGACGCTCGCGCGCGCGATCGGCAAGGCGCTCGACCTCAAGTTCACCCGCATCCAGTTCACGAGCGATACGCTGCCGGCGGACGTTCTCGGGGTCTCGATCTTCGACGCGGCCGAAAAGCGGTTCGTCTTCCATCCGGGGCCGATCTTCGGCAACGTCGTCCTCGCCGACGAGATCAACCGGGCGACGCCGAAGACGCAGTCCGCGCTCCTCCAGGCGATGAACGAGGGGTGCGTCTCGACCGACGAGGGAACCCTCGAACTGCCCCGCCCTTTCGTCGTCATCGCGACGCAGAATCCGGTCGAGTACCTGGGCACCTATCCGCTCCCCGAGTCCCAGCTCGACCGCTTCTTCCTGCGCCTCTCGCTCGGATACCCCCCCGCCCGCGAGGAGAAGGACCTCCTGCAGCGCGGCGGCGCCGAGCGGACGCTCGACTCCGTGATGCCGGTGCTCCATCCGGACGATCTCGTCGCGCTCCAGGCGAAGGTCGAAGGGGTGCGCGTCTCGGAGAAACTCCTCGACTACGTCTACGCGCTGATCGAAGCGACCCGCCGGCGCTCCGACCTGCGCCTTCCCGTGTCGACCCGCGGCGCGCAGGCCTTCTATCGGGCGATCCAGGCGCGGGCGCTCGTCGCGGGACGCGACTACGCGCTGCCGGAGGACGCGCAGACCGTCGCCGGGCCGGTCCTTTCGCACCGCATCCTGTCGATCTCTTCGGACGGCTTCGGGACGGGTCCGCGCGAGCGGGAAGTGATCCGGACGATCCTGGAGCAGACGCCGGTTCCGGTATAG